Proteins encoded by one window of Desulfobulbaceae bacterium:
- a CDS encoding HD domain-containing protein: protein MNTIVLQYSVYDLNNRLLVEAGTELTPEFMVEFCQRNRESYPILPLLGYGTLRQDLLQQFILPPYNVIFSQKEKVAEILAVMEQVRLPLPLLEGMDYFRHNDFHTYRHMLMIFALTTLIAEELSPENKKLVQEEMAHTGPTHDFGKIAVPLSILLKKEPLTPDDYSLLRHHTLTGYVLLSHYLKDPSNLAALISRDHHERINGSGYPRGIHQRNLKIEITTVADIYDALIAQRPYRPVSFDNRSALEELTWMAQRGEIGWDVVHILVSFNRRNKPSVKDFQISMECRGREPEGNLYGLVADKDSKKT, encoded by the coding sequence ATGAACACTATTGTGTTACAATATTCAGTGTATGACTTAAACAACCGCCTACTGGTCGAAGCCGGGACTGAACTGACTCCAGAATTCATGGTAGAGTTCTGCCAGCGGAACCGAGAATCGTATCCCATCCTCCCCCTCCTGGGCTACGGGACCCTCCGCCAGGATCTGTTACAGCAGTTCATCCTCCCGCCTTATAATGTCATCTTCTCCCAGAAAGAAAAGGTAGCGGAAATCCTCGCGGTCATGGAACAGGTCCGGCTTCCGCTTCCGCTGTTGGAGGGCATGGACTACTTCCGGCACAACGATTTTCACACCTACCGCCATATGTTGATGATCTTCGCCCTTACCACCCTCATCGCCGAGGAACTGAGCCCGGAGAACAAGAAACTGGTGCAGGAGGAGATGGCCCACACCGGCCCCACCCACGATTTTGGTAAAATCGCAGTACCGCTCTCCATCCTCCTAAAAAAAGAACCGTTGACCCCTGATGATTACAGCCTGCTCCGTCACCACACCCTGACCGGCTATGTGCTCCTTTCCCATTATCTCAAGGACCCATCGAACCTGGCTGCCCTCATCTCCCGCGACCATCACGAGAGGATCAACGGCTCTGGCTACCCCCGTGGCATCCATCAGCGCAATCTCAAGATCGAGATCACCACGGTGGCCGACATCTATGACGCCCTCATCGCTCAACGCCCATACCGGCCGGTATCGTTCGACAATCGATCAGCCCTCGAAGAACTCACCTGGATGGCCCAGCGGGGCGAAATAGGTTGGGACGTGGTACACATCCTCGTCTCTTTCAATCGCCGCAATAAGCCGTCCGTTAAGGATTTCCAGATTTCCATGGAATGCCGTGGCCGGGAACCGGAAGGCAACCTCTACGGCTTGGTGGCTGACAAAGACAGCAAAAAGACCTAG